GAGGAAGGCTTAACTAGAAGCGATGGGATCATTGCCTTAGGTGGGGGTGTGGTCGGTGATTTGGCGGGTTTTGTAGCATCGACTTATATGCGTGGGTTGCACTTTTTACAAGTGCCGACTACTTTGTTGGCTCAAGTTGACAGCAGTATCGGCGGTAAAACGGCTGTCAATACATCTAAAGCAAAAAATCTAGTTGGAACCTTTGCTCAGCCAGATGGCGTGTTGATCGATCCAAATACCTTGAATACATTGGAACTCAGACGTGTTCAAGAAGGAATCTCCGAAATCATCAAATCAGCAGCAATTGCTGATAAACAGCTTTGGCAGCAATTAGCAGCTTTAAAAGATGAACATGATTTACTAGTACATGCGACTGAAATTATTGCAGCTTGCTGTAAGATCAAGCGAAAAGTTGTGGAGGAAGATGAATTAGATCATGGAGTGCGTCTGCTACTAAACTTTGGACATACCATAGGTCATGCTTTGGAAAATACAGCTGGATATGGAAATTTGACTCATGGCGAAGGCGTAGCTATTGGGATGCTTCAAATCACTCGTATAGCAGAGGAAAAAGGGTTGACTCCAGTTGGAACAACTGAGCAATTGAGCCAAATGATTCAAAAATTTCATTTACCTATTTCATCTGAAAATTGGGACAAACAAGCGCTGTATAATGCGCTGACCCATGATAAAAAGACACGCGGCGGAAAAATCAACATTATTTTATTAGAAGCGATCGGCGAAGCTAAAATCGTTCGTATACCAATTGAAGAAATGAAGAGTTATTTAGATTAGGGAGGAATAAATATGCGCTTTATTACAGCGGGAGAATCGCACGGACCAGAATTAACTGCAATCATTGAAGGCTTACCAGCGGGATTACCTTTATCACCTGAAGATATTAATTTCGAATTAGCAAGAAGACAAGGCGGCTATGGACGCGGCGGCAGAATGCTGATCGAAAAAGACCAAGTGAAAATTACATCCGGCATTCGGCATGGTAAAACTCTTGGCTCACCAGTGACCCTTGTCGTTGAAAACAAAGACTGGAAAAACTGGACATCTGTCATGTCCATTGAAGAAGTCACAGAAAAAGAAAAGAAAATTCGTCGTGTTAATAAACCAAGACCAGGACATGCAGATTTGGTTGGCGGGATCAAATATCAGCATGATGATCTTAGAAATGTTTTAGAGCGCTCCTCAGCACGTGAAACAACGATGCGTGTCGCGATCGGTGCTGTTGCCAAAAAGTTATTGAAAGAGCTGGATATTGAGGTAGCTGGACATGTGGCTGTTTTGGGCGGGATCAGAGCCGAAATCCCGGAAAACCTGACTGTTTCTGAAATTCGTGAGCGCTCCGAACAATCAGACGTTCGAGTGTTAGATCCTGAGGTTGAAGAACAAATGAGAAATTTGATCGATCAAACTAAGAAAAATGGGGATACGATCGGTGGAGTTGTTGAAGTCATTGTCGGCGGCGTGCCAATCGGCTTAGGTAGTTATGTACAATGGGACCGGAAATTAGATGCTAAAATTGCTCAAGCTGTTACAAGTATCAATGCATTTAAGGGGGTTGAATTTGGTATCGGTTTTGAAATGGGGAATCGCCCTGGCAGTCAAGTGATGGATGAAATCATCTGGAACAAAGAAACCGGCTATACTCGGACATCCAATAATCTAGGTGGCTTTGAAGGTGGAATGACCAATGGGATGCCGATTATTGTCAGAGGGGTGATGAAGCCGATCCCGACGCTCTACAAGCCATTACAAAGTGTCAATATCGATACGAAGGAGCCGTACAAGGCTAGTGTGGAACGTTCTGACAGTACCGCTGTACCAGCTGCCAGCGTTGTTTGCGAAGCGGTCGTTGCAACAGAAGTTGCTCAAGCAATGCTTGAAAAATTTGGCAGTGATGCATTTGAACAAATGAAAGAAGAAGTTTCAGCTTATCGTCGTTATACTCAATCGTTTTAATCAAAAAATAAATGGAGAGTGACACGATATGAAAAAAAATGTAGTAATTGTTGGATTAGGACTCATTGGTAGTTCATTAGCGTTGTGTATAAAAAAAATGCATCCATCAGTAACAATCATTGGTTTAGATAAAGAAGAAACATCAATGACTTTTGCGTTAAAAAGGCAGATCATCGATCAAAAAGCAGATTCATTAAAAGAAGCAGTGGTCGATGCGGATATAATTTTTTTATGCGCTCCAGTTAAAAGTACTCTAACACAACTAGAGATTTTGAGTCACCTAGATCTTAAAAAGAATGTGGTGATCACAGATGTCGGCAGCACGAAAAAGGAAATCGTTGCTAAAGCTCAATCATTAGGGTTAAACTCTTTTATAGGCGGTCATCCAATGGCTGGTTCGCACAAGTCAGGTGTAACAGCAGCTGATGAAGATTTATTTGAGAATGCCTATTATATCCTTACGAACTCAGATCAAGCGAACGCACAGAATGTTCGCCAATTGCAGGAATTACTGCAGGGAACTAGAGCGAAATTTGTTGTTTTAACAGCGAAAGAACATGATCAAATCACAGGAATGCTTAGTCACCTTCCGCATATTATTGCTGCAGGCTTAGTGAACCAAAGTAAGCAATTTAATGAAGAACACCCTCGTTCTAAGCAATTAGCTGCAGGTGGCTTCAGAGATATTACAAGAATTGCTTCATCAGATCCGCAAATGTGGACGGATATTTTATTAAGTAATAAAGAAGCTCTGTTGGACTTGATGCATCTATGGCAAAAGGAAATGACACAAGTGGCTGACTGGATCGCTTCTGAGAATTCTGAAGCCATCTTTCAATTTTTCTTTGAGGCAAAAGAGACAAGAAATCAGCTACCTGTCCATAAAGAAGGGGCAATTCCGGCATTCCATGATTTATTTGTGGATGTACCGGATGTTCCAGGTGTGATCGCTGAAATTACCGGCTTATTAGGTAAAGCTGAACTTTCCCTAATTAATTTAAAAATTCTTGAAACGCGAGAAGATATCTATGGTATCCTACAATTGACTTTTAAACGACAAAAAGATGTAGAAAAAGCAAAAAAATATATAGAAAAACAAACAAGTTACCTGTGCTATGAAAAATAAGTATGAAAAATAGCTAAATCAAGGAGGGATATTTTGGAACTAGTAGTGAATCAGATTGGATTGAATGGAGAAATCGATATACCCAGTGACAAATCAATTTCTCACAGAAGTATTATGTTTGGGGCAATCGCAGATGGGAAAACAACGATCAAAAACTTTCTGCGTGGCGATGATTGCTTAAGTACACTAAAGGCCTTTCAAGATCTTGGTGTTAAGATTGAAGATGATGGTGAAACAATTACTGTTCATGGCAAGGGGATTTCCGGTTTGACCCAAGCTAAAAAAGCAATCGATGTAGGAAATTCCGGAACAACGATCCGCTTGATCACAGGAATTTTAGCTGGAACAGATTTCACTACGGAGTTATTCGGTGATCACTCTATAGCTAAGCGTCCAATGAATCGAGTGATGCTCCCCATCAATCAAATGGGTGCAGAATGCTCTGGACATGATGGGACAGAGTTTCCACCGTTGATGATCAAAGGCACAAGAACACTGAAACCCATTCATTATCAAATGCCGGTTGCGAGTGCCCAAGTCAAGTCAGCTATCTTATTTGCAGCGCTACAGGCGCAAGGCGAGTCAGTAATCATCGAAAAAGAAAAGACTCGAGATCATACCGAGGACATGATTCGTCAATTTGGCGGTGAGATTGCCATTTCAGGTAAAGAAATTCGCATTAAAGGGCCGCAAAAACTGACGGGTCAAGAAATTAACGTTCCAGGAGACATTTCATCCGCTGCTTTTTTCCTTGTGGCAGGTACCATCATTGAAAATAGCCGAATCATCTTAAATAATGTTGGGTTGAATCCAACTCGGACGGGTATTCTTGAGGTCATTGAACAAATGGGTGGTAAACTAACAGTAGAAGAAACGGGTAATAAAGAAAACAAAGCAGGCAAACTGATTATTGAAACAAGCGATTTGAAAGGGATCGAGATCGGCGGAGAAATCATTCCTCGATTGATCGATGAATTACCGGTTATTGCTCTTTTAGCAACACAGGCACAAGGAACAACGATCATTCGAGATGCGGAAGAACTAAAAGTCAAAGAAACAAATAGAATTGATGCAGTAGCAACAGAATTGAACAAAATGGGAGCTTCGATCGAACCTACTGATGACGGATTGATCATTCATGGAAAGACACCGTTACATGGCGCAAAAGTGACTAGCTACGGCGATCACCGAATCGGGATGATGTTGCAGATCGCAGCACTTTTAGTTAAATCTGGTACTGTTGAACTTGAAAAAGCTGAAGCTATCTCTGTTTCTTATCCAGCCTTTTTCGATGATTTAGACAAATTGTATCAATAGGCGGTGATCCAAATGAAAGGAATTATTTTAATAGGATTCATGGGTTCAGGCAAAACGACCGTCGGAAAATTGTTAGCTGAAAAAACAGGAATGCAGCACATTGATTTTGACGAGCAGTTAGTCGTTGAACTGGGGATGTCGATCCAGGAGTATTTTGATCTTTATGGGGAAGAAGTTTTTAGAGATCAAGAAACAAAATTGTTAAAACAGTTTGTTGATCACGAACAGGTCATTTCGACCGGCGGCGGAATTGTTTTGAGGTCAGAAAACCGCCAATTATTGAAACAATTGACGCCAGTCGTTTATCTAAAAACAGAACCGGAAACTTTTCTTTCTCGGTTAAAAGAAGATCAGGAAAATGTACGGCCTTTGATCTTATCGAAAACAGCAGAGGAGATCCAACAAATTTTTGAACCACGGATTCCTTTTTATGAAGAAAGTGCAAGCCTGATTATTCCGACAAGTGATCGAACACCGGAAAGCATTGTTCAAGAGATTTTAGAAAAAATATAAGTAGGTGAACAAATGAGAGTGGGTTTTTTAGGTCCAGAAGCTTCTTTTACACACAATGCAGCAAAA
This sequence is a window from Enterococcus wangshanyuanii. Protein-coding genes within it:
- the aroA gene encoding 3-phosphoshikimate 1-carboxyvinyltransferase; protein product: MELVVNQIGLNGEIDIPSDKSISHRSIMFGAIADGKTTIKNFLRGDDCLSTLKAFQDLGVKIEDDGETITVHGKGISGLTQAKKAIDVGNSGTTIRLITGILAGTDFTTELFGDHSIAKRPMNRVMLPINQMGAECSGHDGTEFPPLMIKGTRTLKPIHYQMPVASAQVKSAILFAALQAQGESVIIEKEKTRDHTEDMIRQFGGEIAISGKEIRIKGPQKLTGQEINVPGDISSAAFFLVAGTIIENSRIILNNVGLNPTRTGILEVIEQMGGKLTVEETGNKENKAGKLIIETSDLKGIEIGGEIIPRLIDELPVIALLATQAQGTTIIRDAEELKVKETNRIDAVATELNKMGASIEPTDDGLIIHGKTPLHGAKVTSYGDHRIGMMLQIAALLVKSGTVELEKAEAISVSYPAFFDDLDKLYQ
- the aroC gene encoding chorismate synthase, translated to MRFITAGESHGPELTAIIEGLPAGLPLSPEDINFELARRQGGYGRGGRMLIEKDQVKITSGIRHGKTLGSPVTLVVENKDWKNWTSVMSIEEVTEKEKKIRRVNKPRPGHADLVGGIKYQHDDLRNVLERSSARETTMRVAIGAVAKKLLKELDIEVAGHVAVLGGIRAEIPENLTVSEIRERSEQSDVRVLDPEVEEQMRNLIDQTKKNGDTIGGVVEVIVGGVPIGLGSYVQWDRKLDAKIAQAVTSINAFKGVEFGIGFEMGNRPGSQVMDEIIWNKETGYTRTSNNLGGFEGGMTNGMPIIVRGVMKPIPTLYKPLQSVNIDTKEPYKASVERSDSTAVPAASVVCEAVVATEVAQAMLEKFGSDAFEQMKEEVSAYRRYTQSF
- the aroB gene encoding 3-dehydroquinate synthase gives rise to the protein MKLTVTLPNHSYDLTIEKGLLTEIGPWAATIWSPQKVVIITDTNVQPLYGAQVETSLKNAGFETATFVIEAGEQSKSLKVAADLYDFLAEEGLTRSDGIIALGGGVVGDLAGFVASTYMRGLHFLQVPTTLLAQVDSSIGGKTAVNTSKAKNLVGTFAQPDGVLIDPNTLNTLELRRVQEGISEIIKSAAIADKQLWQQLAALKDEHDLLVHATEIIAACCKIKRKVVEEDELDHGVRLLLNFGHTIGHALENTAGYGNLTHGEGVAIGMLQITRIAEEKGLTPVGTTEQLSQMIQKFHLPISSENWDKQALYNALTHDKKTRGGKINIILLEAIGEAKIVRIPIEEMKSYLD
- a CDS encoding shikimate kinase, producing MKGIILIGFMGSGKTTVGKLLAEKTGMQHIDFDEQLVVELGMSIQEYFDLYGEEVFRDQETKLLKQFVDHEQVISTGGGIVLRSENRQLLKQLTPVVYLKTEPETFLSRLKEDQENVRPLILSKTAEEIQQIFEPRIPFYEESASLIIPTSDRTPESIVQEILEKI
- a CDS encoding prephenate dehydrogenase, which encodes MKKNVVIVGLGLIGSSLALCIKKMHPSVTIIGLDKEETSMTFALKRQIIDQKADSLKEAVVDADIIFLCAPVKSTLTQLEILSHLDLKKNVVITDVGSTKKEIVAKAQSLGLNSFIGGHPMAGSHKSGVTAADEDLFENAYYILTNSDQANAQNVRQLQELLQGTRAKFVVLTAKEHDQITGMLSHLPHIIAAGLVNQSKQFNEEHPRSKQLAAGGFRDITRIASSDPQMWTDILLSNKEALLDLMHLWQKEMTQVADWIASENSEAIFQFFFEAKETRNQLPVHKEGAIPAFHDLFVDVPDVPGVIAEITGLLGKAELSLINLKILETREDIYGILQLTFKRQKDVEKAKKYIEKQTSYLCYEK